The Solanum lycopersicum chromosome 6, SLM_r2.1 genome has a window encoding:
- the LOC138349172 gene encoding sister chromatid cohesion protein PDS5 homolog C-like, which yields MATFDSSCADRKKMEDEITAYGMSLMNPPSSIDELFKILQKVESLLKTVSQEPFDSTTSAIQPLMKALVRNELLGHTNEDVKVSVISSVTEISRIYAPNRPYDDDRQMEEILRQTVMTFKKIAVVNSRSYRKVIRVLEVFAKVRFTAMLLDLENGTLIIEMFKNFLEVIRPYHPTNIFTWMKEIMTRLIEGSDEISVELLQLLLDRVKIDNQMESPIASYLVEEVLKDCAAIVKPYFSDALKSMSFEPADYAQTIALLSNEMPKGKEMMATENAPATVHCVKVGPSEAKCCELARQDDTHREKLKDTV from the exons ATGGCTACTTTTGATTCCTCCTGTGCTGACCGGAAAAAGATGGAAGACGAGATCACGGCTTATGGAATGAGCCTCATGAATCCTCCCTCTTCCATCGATGAACTATTCAAAATTCTTCAG AAAGTTGAGTCATTACTGAAAACGGTTAGTCAAGAACCATTTGACTCGACAACAAGTGCAATTCAACCTTTAATGAAAGCGCTAGTTAGGAATGAACTATTGGGGCATACGAATGAAGATGTCAAAGTTTCAGTGATTTCTTCTGTCACTGAAATTTCTCGAATATATGCCCCAAATCGCCCTTACGATGATGATAGACAAATGGAG GAAATTCTCCGGCAAACCGTAATGACTTTCAAAAAGATAGCTGTTGTGAATAGCCGCAGCTACCGGAAAGTGATTCGAGTTCTGGAAGTATTCGCTAAAGTAAGGTTCACTGCGATGCTATTGGACCTCGAGAACGGAACGCTAATCATCGAGATGTTCAAAAATTTTCTTGAGGTCATCAG GCCCTACCATCCTACTAATATATTCACTTGGATGAAAGAAATCATGACTCGGCTCATAGAAGGCAGTGATGAAATCTCAGTAGAGCTTCTACAGCTTCTTCTTGATAGAGTCAAAATTGATAATCAG ATGGAATCACCCATTGcatcatacttggtggaggaagTCCTAAAAGACTGTGCTGCAATTGTTAAACCGTACTTTTCAGATGCCCTAAAATCAATGAGCTTTGAACCTGCTGATTATGCTCAAACGATTGCTTTATTAAGCAATGAAATgccaaaaggaaaagaaatg atGGCAACTGAAAATGCGCCTGCTACAGTACATTGCGTAAAAGTTGGTCCATCTGAGGCTAAATGTTGTGAGCTAGCGCGGCAGGATGACACTCACAGGGAGAAGCTAAAGGATACTGTTTAA
- the LOC101266039 gene encoding sister chromatid cohesion protein PDS5 homolog D-like, whose translation MKPVNPEDVHPAKNVPKENQEETGSHKLTGHPVKVGPSEAKFCEPVLQDDIHIHREKLKDTCTTNIMKPVNPEDVQPATNVPKENQEGTGSHKLTGHPVKVGPSEAKFCEPVLQDDIHIHREKLKDTCTTNIMKPVNPEDVQPATNVPKENQEGTGSHKLTGHPVKVGPSEAKFCEPVLQDDIHREKLKDTCTTNIMKPDNPEVVQPATNVPKENQEGTGSHKLTGHPVKVGPSEAKFCEPVLQDDIHREKLKDTCTTNIMKPDNPEVVQPATNVPKENQEGTGSHELTGSSGHHSLVSENHNNSTGSHGHLCQPKRKENDDELAVSIPIGDVPQSQVQKKDFLHLGETQCAKRKRGSDSKKNESASDCETERKSESGIKNEEGNLEEHKDPTLQQIFGIKQWKKKKTKKTTNTEESSDKDSERAHTSKDHGAELIGTKIKVWWPLEQAFYEGVISSFDSETNKHKVVYDDGEVEKLRLHKERWEMLEDNSSQKDIKRTFTMKDYGKELVGTRIKVWWPLDEKFYEGVVSSFDPVERKHKVLYDDGESEKLRLHKERWEMLEDNSTQKDHALDFQGHAVSSATS comes from the exons ATGAAACCTGTCAATCCAGAAGATGTGCACCCAGCAAAAAATGTGCCAAAAGAAAACCAGGAAGAGACTGGAAGCCATAAACTTACAGGTCATCCTGTAAAAGTTGGTCCATCCGAGGCTAAATTTTGTGAGCCAGTGCTGCAGGATGACATTCACATTCACAGGGAGAAGCTAAAGGATACTTGTACAACAAACATCATGAAACCTGTCAATCCAGAAGATGTGCAACCAGCAACAAATGTGCCAAAAGAAAACCAGGAAGGGACTGGAAGTCATAAACTTACAGGTCATCCTGTAAAAGTTGGTCCATCCGAGGCTAAATTTTGTGAGCCAGTGCTGCAGGATGACATTCACATTCACAGGGAGAAGCTAAAGGATACTTGTACAACAAACATCATGAAACCTGTCAATCCAGAAGATGTGCAACCAGCAACAAATGTGCCAAAAGAAAACCAGGAAGGGACTGGAAGTCATAAACTTACAGGTCATCCTGTAAAAGTTGGTCCATCCGAGGCTAAATTTTGTGAGCCAGTGCTGCAGGATGACATTCACAGGGAGAAGCTAAAAGATACTTGTACAACAAACATCATGAAACCCGACAATCCAGAAGTTGTGCAACCAGCAACAAATGTGCCAAAAGAAAACCAGGAAGGGACTGGAAGTCATAAACTTACAGGTCATCCTGTAAAAGTTGGTCCATCCGAGGCTAAATTTTGTGAGCCAGTGCTGCAGGATGACATTCACAGGGAGAAGCTAAAAGATACTTGTACAACAAACATCATGAAACCCGACAATCCAGAAGTTGTGCAACCAGCAACAAATGTGCCAAAAGAAAACCAGGAAGGGACTGGAAGTCATGAACTTACAGGTAGTAGTGGCCATCATTCTTTGGTGTCTGAAAATCACAATAATAGCACTGGAAGTCATGGTCATTTGTGTCAGCCCAAGAGAAAAGAGAACGATGATGAGCTGGCTGTGTCAATTCCAATAGGAGATGTGCCACAATCCCAAGTTCAGAAAAAAGATTTTCTTCATTTGGGAGAGACACAGTGTGCCAAAAGAAAACGAGGAAGCGACTCAAAGAAGAATGAGTCCGCTTCAGATTGTGAAACAGAGAGAAAATCTGAATCTggcataaaaaatgaagaaggaaacCTCGAAGAACACAAAGATCCAACACTGCAACAAATTTTTGGAATCAAACagtggaagaagaagaagacgaagaaAACAACTAATACTGAAGAATCTAGCGATAAG GATTCTGAAAGGGCTCATACCAGCAAAGATCACGGTGCAGAACTGATCGGCACTAAAATAaaagtttggtggccattggagCAAGC GTTTTACGAGGGAGtcatttcttcttttgattCTGAGACAAACAAACACAAG GTCGTATATGATGATGGTGAAGTAGAGAAATTGAGACTACACAAAGAACGATGGGAAATGCTTGAAGACAATTCATCTCAAAAG gaTATTAAAAGGACTTTTACCATGAAAGATTATGGTAAGGAACTGGTTGGCACTAGGATAaaagtttggtggccattggatGAAAA GTTTTACGAGGGAGTAGTCTCTTCTTTTGATCCCGTTGAAAGGAAACACAAG GTCTTATATGATGATGGTGAATCAGAGAAATTGAGACTACATAAAGAACGATGGGAGATGCTTGAAGATAATTCAACTCAAAAG GATCACGCGTTAGACTTTCAAGGCCATGCTGTTTCATCTGCTAC GTCATAA
- the CCR1 gene encoding cinnamoyl-CoA reductase: MPSVSGRVVCVTGAGGFIASWLVKLLLEKGYTVRGTVRNPDDPKNCHLRELEGAKERLTLCRGDLLDYQSLREAINGCDGVFHTASPVTDDPEQMVEPAVIGTKNVITAAAEANVRRVVFTSSIGAVYMDPSRDPEKVVDETCWSDPDFCKNTKNWYCYGKMVAEQAAWDEAREKGVDLVAINPVLVLGPLLQNTVNASVLHILKYLTGSAKTYANSVQAYVHVKDVALAHILLYETPSASGRYLCAESVLHRGDIVEILAKFFPEYPIPTKCSDVTKPRVKPYKFSNQKLKDLGMEFTPVKQCLYETVKSLQEKGHLPIPTQKDEIIRIQT, encoded by the exons ATGCCGTCAGTCTCCGGTCGGGTCGTCTGTGTTACCGGTGCCGGAGGCTTCATCGCCTCTTGGCTCGTTAAACTTCTTTTGGAAAAAGGCTACACTGTTAGGGGAACTGTAAGAAATCCTG atgatCCAAAGAATTGTCATTTGAGAGAACTTGAAGGAGCAAAAGAGAGGCTAACACTATGCAGAGGTGATCTTCTTGATTATCAGAGTTTGCGTGAAGCAATCAATGGCTGTGACGGAGTTTTCCACACAGCTTCACCAGTTACTGATGATCCA GAACAAATGGTGGAGCCAGCAGTAATTGGTACTAAGAATGTGATAACAGCAGCAGCAGAGGCCAATGTAAGACGCGTTGTGTTTACTTCCTCAATTGGAGCTGTGTACATGGACCCAAGCAGAGACCCTGAAAAAGTGGTTGACGAGACTTGCTGGAGCGATCCTGATTTTTGCAAGAACACTAAG AATTGGTATTGTTATGGTAAGATGGTGGCAGAACAAGCAGCGTGGGATGAGGCGAGGGAGAAAGGAGTTGATTTAGTCGCGATAAATCCAGTGTTGGTGCTTGGACCATTGCTACAAAATACTGTGAATGCTAGTGTTCTTCATATCCTCAAGTACCTTACTGGCTCAGCTAAAACATATGCTAATTCAGTTCAAGCATATGTACATGTTAAGGATGTGGCTTTAGCTCACATACTTCTCTATGAAACTCCTTCAGCATCAGGACGTTACCTCTGTGCTGAGAGTGTGCTTCATCGTGGTGACATCGTTGAAATTCTAGCCAAATTCTTCCCTGAATATCCCATCCCCACAAA GTGTTCGGATGTGACGAAGCCAAGGGTAAAACCATACAAATTCTCAAACCAAAAATTGAAGGATTTGGGGATGGAATTTACACCAGTGAAACAATGCTTATATGAGACAGTGAAGAGTCTACAAGAGAAAGGTCACCTTCCAATTCCAACTCAAAAGGACGAAATTATTCGAATTCAGACTTAG